In Clostridium thermosuccinogenes, the genomic stretch AAATAAAACTCCCTGCCGTCTTAAGGATGTGCATGAACTCTTCCTTGATACAGGAATTGGAAAGGATGGGTATTCCATCATCGGGCAGGGAAAGGTGGACGAAATCCTAAGCAACCGCTCTGAAGACCGAAGGCTTATCTTTGAAGAAGCATCGGGGATAATGAAATACAAAGTAAGAAAGCAGGAAGCGGAAAAAAAGCTGGAGCAGACCCGGCAGAACCTTCTCAGGATCAACGACATAATTAATGAGCTGGAAGCTCAGTTGGAGCCTCTGAGGCAGCAGTCGGAGACGGCAAAGAAATATCTTGCCCTGCGGGAAACTCTTAAGGAGCTGGAGGTCAATGTTTACATAGAGAATATTGACAGATACAGGGAAAAGATTAAGGAGCTGGAAGAGCAATATTCAACCGTAAAAGAGAATATCAACAGCGAGAACAGGAAGCTGGAGGCTATTACGGCGGAAAACAGGGAAAAGACGGAGCGTCTGAAGCTCCTCAAGGAAACTCTGGAGATAAAAAAGCAGGAATATTATGACCTGGAGGGAAATAACGAAAGGTACAACTCCGAGATAAAGCTAAACGAAGAAAAAATAAACAACTATCTTCAGAATATCAGCCGCATGGACGGCGAGATAAATGAAATAAACCAGAAGATAGAGCATCTGGAAGAGGAGGAGAATTCCAGAAAGAGCAAAATCCAATACCTTACGAATAAGTATGAGGAGTACTCCAAGAAACTGGAGGAGTATGAGAAGAACCTTCAGGATATACTGGAATCCCTGGATGAGTCTGAAAGATATATCGAGAGCTTGAAAACCAGCATCATGGAAAAAATGGATGTGCTGTCGGACAAGAAGCTTCAGATAGGCAATGTGAAATCCCATATGGACAATATCAGGAAGAGGAAGGACAATATCGACAGGGAAATCCATGAATTATACCTCGAAAAAGACAGGGACAATATGCAGAGGGAAGACCTGTCGGAGAGTGTGCAAAAAGCTACAGAGGCAATAAAGGAAGGCCAGAAGGTTCTGGAAGAACTGAACAGGCAAAAAGAAGATTTAGACAGGGAGCTGGCGGAAAAGAGAAAAAAGCAAAACGCAATCCGGAATGATATTCAGTTCAAAAATTCGAGATATAAAATGCTCCAGGACATGGAGAAGAATCTGGAAGGCTACAATCGCAGCGTAAGGCAGATTCTTCAGGCATGCCGCCAGTCACCGGAATTTGGAAAAGGAATACATGGTGCTCTGGCTCAGCTTATCACAGTGGAGCAAAAATATGAAACGGCTGTGGAAATGTCCCTGGGGGGAGCACTGCAGAATATAGTCACCACCACCGAGGAAGATGCCAAAAAGGCTATTGAGTATCTAAAAAGCAGAAAACTGGGAAGAGCCACTTTTCTTCCGATCAGCGCGGTAAAGGGTAAGTACTTCGATGGCAGCCTCATAAATGAAATCAAAAAGCAGGAAGGTTTTTGCGGGGTGGCTTCGGATCTTATCAGCTGCAACCCTGAGTATAAAGGCATTATTTTAAGCTTTCTGGGCAAGGTGGTGGTGGTCGAAGACCTGGATTCCGGGATTAAAATGGCGCGCAAATTTGGCTACAACTTCAGGATAGTGACCCTGGAAGGAGATGTGCTCAGCACCAGTGGTTCCATGAGCGGTGGAAGCAGTGAAAACAAAGGGTCGGGAATTTTAAGCAGAAACAGGGAAATAATAGAGCTGAAAGAAGAAACTGAAAAGCTCAGCGCTGAGTTGGCCGATCTGGAGAAGGAAATTGGCAGTGTTATCGAAAAGATCAACTCAGTAAATGGAGATATCTCAGCAGAGGAAGAAAAGATAAGAAATAACGAGCTAATAAAGGTGAGGGATGAAAGCCATTTAAATCAGATATTGGAGAACATAAGAAAAACCGATGCAAAAATTGACATGCTGAAGCAGGAAAGGGAGCAGTTGTCCCGCCAGGAAAAGGATACTGCTGACGAACTGGAAAAATACAATAGGGAATATGCCGAGATAGAAAAGGATATAGAAGAAACGAAAAAAGTTGTTTCCGGTCATCAGGAAAAGCACAAGGAAGTGCAGACACAGCGTGACAACCTGCATAGCGATATAACCAACTTCAAGATATCCGTGAATTCCATTCAGGAGAGCATTGAAAGTGTCAAAGAAGCGCTGGTCAGGATTACCGGAGATAAGGAAGCCTCTTTAAAGAGCATTGCCAGAAGGGATGCGGAAAAGGCGAAGAATAATGAAGAGATAAAGATGCTAAAGGAGAGAAATGAAGGCTTAAAAAGGCTATTGAAGAGCAATGAAGTTGAAAAAACCGGAAAGACTCTTGAAATAGACAGGATCAGTGAGGAAAAGGATGTTTTGGAGGAGGAAACCTCCAACATCGTAAACCAAATCACTGAAATTAACAAGAACATAGTTCTCCTCCAGGAGGATTTCAACCGTATTGAAGTAAGAAAGGCCAAGCTTGAATCTGAAATGGAAGCAGTCCAAAACCGCATGTGGGATGAGTATGAGCTGACATATACCAATGCCCTGGAGCTCAAAAAGGACATAGGTAGCGTCGCTCAGGCCCAAAAGAAGATCAACGAGTACAGGAATGAAATAAGGGAACTGGGTCCTGTGAATGTAGCAGCTATTGATGATTATGTAAAAACCAAGGAACGCTATGAGTTTATGACATTGCAGAAAAACGATATGGAGCAGGCCGAGGAGAAGCTGAAGAAAGTTATAAATGAGATGGTTTCCACGATGAAGCGGCAATTTCTGGAGCAATTCAGGCTTATAAATGAAAACTTCAACACTGTTTTCAGAGAATTGTTTGAAGGCGGGCGAGCTGAGCTGATACTGTCGGATCAGGAAAATGTCCTTGAGAGCGGTATAGAGATAGAGGTCCAGCCACCCGGAAAGAAGCTTCAGAACATGATGCTGCTGTCTGGTGGCGAAAGAGCATTTACAGCAATTGCCCTGTTGTTTGCAATACTGCGCTTGAGGCCGACTCCTTTCTGCATCCTGGATGAGATTGAAGCAGCCCTGGATGATGCCAATGTATACCGTTTTGCAGAGTATATCAGGAGATATTCGGACAACACCCAGTTCATCATGATAACGCACCGAAAGGGTACAATGGAAGCATCGGATACGCTTTATGGAGTGACCATGCAGGAAAGGGGAATTTCCAAGGTGGTATCCATGAAAATGGGTGAGAAGGTAAGCTGACAGGAGTATTATATGCTGTAATCAGAGGGGATATCAAAGCCCTCCAAGCGGTTAGTCTCTGCAAAATATCATTGAATTTTTAGGGATGAAATATATGTTAAAACTGCAGAGGAATGTACTGCGAGGAATGATGATAATGCTCAAAATATAGTAAAATCTACTGCAGAGGGATAAGGTTAAATGCTCAAAAAAATAATAAAAACTACTGTAGATGTATAAAGGCAATACTCAAAATGGCAATAAAACCTACTTTAGATGGGGAAAGTTAATGCTTAAAGCAATCAAAAAATCTTTTATATAGGATAAATGTATAATAAACAAACAACATTGAAAGGAAAGATGCAAGCCATGGGTTTTTTTGACAAACTTAAGGAAGGACTTCAAAAAACGAGAAAGGGAATAACGGAGAAAATCGATCAGATGCTGGTTTCTTTCGGAAAAATCGATGACGATCTGTTCGATGAGCTGGAAGAAATCCTTATCACCTCCGATGTGGGCGTAGAGACCAGTACCCGGATAATAGAGGATATGAAAAAGAAGGTCAGGGAAAGAAAAATAACCGATGCCTCGAAGGTAAGGGAGCTTTTGAAGGAGGAGCTTACAGAAATCCTCGGAATTGATAATTCGGAGCTGAAATTAGACACTCAACCGTCGGTCATAATCGTAATAGGTGTAAACGGTGTCGGCAAGACGACCTCCATAGGCAAGATAGCCCATTCCCTGAAGCAGAGGGGTAAAAAAGTCATCCTCGCAGCAGGAGATACATTTAGGGCAGCTGCGATAGATCAGCTCAATGTCTGGGCCAATAGGGTGGGTGTTGACATAATTAAGCATACCGAAGGCTCCGATCCGGCAGCAGTGATCTATGATGCCGTGCAAGCTGCAAAAGCCCGCAAGGCGGATGTGCTTATTTGCGATACTGCCGGAAGGCTTCATACAAAGAAAAATCTGATGGAAGAGCTAAAGAAGATATCCAGAATACTGGACAGGGAACTCCCGGGAGCCAGCCGTGAAACATTGCTGGTGCTGGATGCCACCACAGGACAGAATGCGGTGCAGCAGGCCAAGATATTTAACGAATCGGCAGACATTACCGGAATAGTGCTGACCAAGCTGGATGGTACTGCCAAAGGCGGAATTGTGATATCCGTAAAATCGGGGCTGAATATACCGGTGAAGCTTATCGGTGTCGGGGAAGGGCTGGATGATCTCCAGAGGTTTGACTCCAGGGAGTTTGTAGAAGCTTTGTTCTCATAATCCCGGGCATTTGCTGATATAAATGCTCTGCTAGATTATGTTTACTGAAAGTTACTATATTTAAGTCCTTGACAAAAGGTGGCTCATAACTTTATAATAAGGTGTAAAGTAAAAATGCTTTACACGAAAAGGGATTATAATGAATAGTGTATTTGAAATATCCTTACTGCTTGACTTTTATGGCCAATTGCTTACCAAAAGGCAATATGAGATTCTCGATCTGCATTACAACAGCGATTATTCGTTGGGGGAAATCGGAGAGTACTTTAATATAAGCAGGCAGGGGGTATATGACAATATAAAAAGAGGTAAAGCGGCATTGAACAAATTTGAGCAGAAGATGGGCCTGGTGCAGAAGTTCATGGAACAAAAGCACAGGGCGGAGGAAGTGCTGGTTTATCTCAAGAGAATTGACGCAAGTAAGCTGAGCAGTGAAGACAGACAGAATTTGGAAAAGGTGATAGATGGCATAACGGAGATTATAAGCAAGTTTTAGTGGTTATTTACTGTTTATCCAGGAGGATTTATATATATGGCATTATTTGAAAACCTGTCGGGAAAGCTTCAGGAAACTATAAAAAAGCTTCGTGGTCAGGGAAGGGTAACTGAAAAAGATGTGAAAGAGATGATGCGGGAAATCAAGCTCGCGCTTCTCGAAGCTGATGTTAATTTCAAGGTGGTTAAGGACTTCATAAATAAAGTGTCGGAAAGGGCTGTCGGCCAGGATGTTTTGGAAAGCCTTACGCCTGGACAGCAGGTTGTAAAGATAGTCCATGAAGAGCTGATAGAGCTGATGGGCCGGGAGCAGAGCAAGATAACCTTTTCGCCTAAACCTCCATCGGTTTATATGATGGTGGGCTTGCAGGGAGCCGGAAAAACCACCACCACCGGAAAGCTGGCAGGTTTGCTGCGGAAGCAGGGCAAGAATCCCCTTCTGGTTGCCTGTGACATCTATAGGCCGGCTGCTATAAAGCAGCTTCAGGTAGTAGGGGATCAACTCAATATTCCGGTTTTTTCAATGGGAGACAAGGTTAACCCGGTGGATATAGCAAAAGCTGCCGTCGAGCATGCAAAAAGCAAGCAGCATGACGTAGTCATAATAGATACGGCAGGACGCCTTCATATCAATGAAGAATTGATGGAAGAGCTTCATAATATAAAAGATGCTGTAAACCCCCAGGAAATATTGCTGGTGGTAGATGCCATGACCGGTCAGGATGCCGTCAATGTCGCTCAGAGCTTTAACGAAAAGCTGGGAATAGACGGAACCGTGCTGACAAAGCTGGATGGAGACACCAGAGGCGGAGCTGCATTGTCCGTCAGGGCGGTAACCGGCAAACCTATAAAGTTTGCGGCCACAGGGGAAAAATTGGGCGATATCGAGCCATTTTACCCTGATAGAATGGCGTCCAGAATCCTGGGGATGGGCGATGTATTAAGCCTGATTGAAAAAGCCCAGGAGAGCTTCGACGAGAAAAAAGCTCTGGAACTGGAAAAGAAAATGCGCACCATGCAGTTTACTCTGGATGATTTTCTGGAGCAGATGCAGCAGGTGAAAAAGATGGGGTCTCTCGACCAGGTGTTGGGAATGATCCCCGGCCTTAATCCGAAAGCTCTCGGGAATATTGACACCGAGCAGAATGAAAAGAAGATGAAGCATGTGGAAGCGATCATAAAATCAATGACAAAACAGGAACGAAATGATCCTTCCATCATCAATGGAAGCAGGAGAAAGAGAATAGCAGCCGGAAGCGGTACATCGGTTCAGGAAGTGAATAAGCTCCTGAAAGATTTTGAAGAGATGAAAAAGCTGTTCAAAATGATGAACGATATGGGTAAGCGCGCCAGCAAGGGCAAAGGCTTCGGAAAAGGCTTCGGCAAGTTTAAAATGCCGTTTTGATGGATTGATCCTGTAAGGACATTTTAATCTGTTGGTAATTAAATATGAATAGTAGACAATGTATATTGTTCATTATTCAATATTTTAATTAATATTATCGATGATTTGCAGAAAGGGGTGACAAAAATGGCAGTTAAAATCAGATTAAAGAGAATTGGAGCTAAAAAGAATCCATTCTATAGAGTTGTTGTTGCTGATTCAAGGTATCCCAGGGATGGAAGGTTTATAGAGGAAATAGGTACTTACAATCCTATGGTTGAACCTGCAGAGGTACGCATTGATAGCGAGAAGGCAAAAACTTGGTTGAAAAATGGTGCCCAACCTACAGATACAGTAAGAGCACTTTTGAAGAAGTCTGGAGTAATAGAGTAATATTTGACAATCATGAGCTTTACGGGAGGTAGTACCAATGAAAGAACTTCTCGAATCGATAGCAAAAGCCCTGGTAGATTATCCAGACGAAGTGTCTGTAAATGAGGTGGAAGGCGAGAAATCGCTGATACTCGAATTGAAAGTCTCAAAAGAGGATATGGGAAAGGTAATCGGAAAACAGGGCAGGATTGCAAAAGCAATAAGAACCGTTGTAAAAGCGGCAGCAGTAAAAGAAGATAAAAGAGTTGTTGTAGAGATTATTCAATAAAGGAAAGGGGACAGTGAAATGTCCTCTTTTCTTAAAATTACTGGTAAAAGCGCGGTGAATATTGATGCAGCAATATCTGGACGTGGGAAAGATAATAAACACCCATGGCGTCAGAGGTGAGGTAAAGGTATTTCCTTTGACGGATGACCCTCAAAGGTTTAAAAAACTGAAGTGGGTTTATATAGAAAGGCAATCATCTTTGGACAAGCTTAATATTGAAGGAGTAAAGTTCTTTAAGAATTTAGTCATTATAAAGTTTGAGGGCATAGATGATGCAAATTCTGCTGAAACTCTCAAAAACCTGAGTTTGAAGGTGGACCGGGAACATGCGGTGAAACTGCCGAAGGACACTTATTTTATCGCAGACATAATCGGCTGTGAGGTTTTTGAGGAGGATACCAGGCTGGGTATTGTGGAAGATGTGCTGCAAACCGGAAGCAACGATGTATATGTGGTGAAAAGGGAAAACAAAAGGGATATCCTCATACCTGCGTTAAAAAGCGTGGTAACGGAGGTGTCCATTCCGGATAGAAAAATAAAGGTTGTGCTCCCGGAAGGATTGAAGGAAGATGAAGTTTGACATACTTACCCTGTTTCCCGAAATATTTGATGCTGTTTTGAAGGAAAGCATAATAGGAAGGGCACAGGAGAAAAATATCATTGAAGTTAATGCGATTAACATACGGGATTTCACCCTGGACAAGCACAGGAAAGTGGATGACTATCCTTACGGTGGCGGAACAGGCATGGTCATGATGGCACAGCCCATATATGATGCATATATGTCGATAGTGGAAAAGCTGGATTACAAGCCGAAGGTAATATACCTGAGCCCCCAGGGGAAGCTTTTCAACCAGAGCATGGCTGAAAGGTTGAAGGAAGAAAAGCATCTTATCCTTCTCTGCGGCCATTATGAGGGAATTGATGAGCGGATTATCGAAGAGATAGTGGATGAGGAAGTTTCCATCGGGGATTATGTCCTGACAGGAGGAGAGCTTCCGGCTATGGTGCTCATCGATTGCATAAGCCGCCTCGTGCCGGGAGTGCTGGCAAAGGAAGAAGCCTATCTGGATGAATCCCTGAACAACGGCATGCTGGAATACCCGCAGTATACCCGCCCTTATGAGTTTAAAGGAAGAAAAGTGCCGGATATATTGCTTTCAGGCCATCATGCCAATATAAACAAGTGGAGACGCCGGCAATCCATAAAAAGAACATATCTCAAAAGGCCGGATCTCTTCAGCCAACTGAATTTGAGTGATGAAGACAGGAAACTATTAGAAGAAGATTTGCGTTAAAATGATTTACAACAAAAATTTCATATGATATAATACTTACCGTGTGAATTACGGACGGTCCTCTGTTTGAAATACAAGAACGTCTAGGAAGGAAGGAGGAAACCTAATGGATATTATTAAGGCTTTGGAGCAAGAACAGTTGAGAACTGATCTTCCTGCAATAGAGATAGGTGATCTTGTTAAGGTTCATGTAAAGATCAAAGAAGGAAGCAGAGAAAGAATTCAGGTTTTTGATGGAACAGTAATCGCCATGAAAGGCGAAGGTTTAAAGGAAACTTTCACAGTTAGAAGAATTTCCTACGGCGTAGGGGTAGAGAAGATTTTCCCAAAACACTCCCCCAATATCGCTAAGATTGAGATAGTAAGAAAAGGTAAGGTTAGAAGAGCTAAGCTCTACTACCTGCGTGACAGAGTTGGTAAGGCATCAAAGGTTAAAGAAAGACTTGTATAAAGAAAAATATTGCATATAATAAAGGGGACGAAGGTCCCTTTTATTATATGGAAATTCTATACATAGCAAGGTTGGAGAAAATTATGGAATCTAATAAAGTTTCACCGGAATCGGAAAACAAGAAAAATAGTTTGCTAAAAGAAGCTTTACAATGGGTGCTGGCCATAGGTATAGCAGTCGTGCTGGCATTTTTGATAAGAGGTTTTGTATTTGAACAGGCTCTTGTCATGGGAGATTCAATGCAGGATACCCTGTTTGACAAGCAGCGCCTGATTGTTTATAAAACAGGATATTTCTTTCATCCTCCGGAAAGGGGAGACATAATTATTCTGGAATATCAGAAAGGCTCTTTTAAGTTTCTTCCTGTTCCTGACCCGAACGAAATTGATTATATTAAAAGAGTCATAGGCTTGCCGGGGGATGTGGTGGATATAAAGGACGGCAGTGTGTATGTAAACGGGGAAAAGCTTGACGAACCCTATGCCAAAGGAAGGACAGAACCTTACGGAATGGAGTTTCCGATAACAATACCTGAAAACAAGGTTTTTGTTTTGGGTGACAACAGGGAAAACAGCAGTGACAGCAGGCAGATAGGGCTTATTGATTTTGATCGCATAAAAGGAAAAGCTGTTTTCAGGATATACCCATTAAAGGATTTTGGTACTATATATTAGCATATGCAGGGAGGAAATGATGAACATACAGTGGTTTCCCGGACATATGGCGAAAACCCGCAGGTTGCTCGCGGAAAACCTTAAACTCGTAGATATTGTAATAGAGCTTTTGGATGCGAGAATACCAGCTAGCAGTAAGAATCCGGAAATTGACGAGATTATTAAAAATAAGCCAAGGGTAGTTGCATTAAACAAGTCGGATCTGGCCGACGGCGAAATATCGAAGGAATGGAGTAAATGGTATAGCTCACAGGGTTATACCAATATTTTTATTGATGCTGTAAGGGGTACCGGCATTAATGAACTTAAAAGCAGGCTGCGCACAATGATGAAGGACAGAAGGGAAAAAGACCTTCAAAGGGGAAGGATATTCAGACCGATAAGGACCATGGTGGTGGGCATACCCAACGTGGGGAAATCCTCCTTCATCAATAAGATTGCCGGCCGGGCCAGCGCAGCGACGGGAGACAGGCCTGGTGTCACCCGCAGCAAGCAGTGGATAAGGCTAAATGAGGAGATTGAGCTTCTTGATACTCCAGGAATATTGTGGCCCAAGTTCGATGACCAGCAGGTGGCCTTAAATCTTGCTTTTACAGGGGCGATAAAGGATGACATATTGGACACGACAGAGATTGCGGGCAAGCTCATGGAGCAACTAAGCCTGACTTATCCGGACAGCTTGAAAGGAAGGTTCAAGCTGGAGTCCCTGGAAGGCAAGGATGGAATAACCTTGCTGGAGGAAGCCGGAAGGAAAAGGGGATGCATCATTTCCGGCGGCGAGATTGATTATTCCAGGATTGCTTCCATCGTGCTGGATGAGTTCCGGGCGGGAAAAATCGGAAGGATAACGCTGGAGAGGCCGCCTGAAAGCTTAGGGAAGGAAAGTTGAAAACGGTGGATGGTCAAATGGAGAAAAAGTTGAGAATAAAAGATGTGGAGAATATTATCAAGGATATGGATGTGGATTCTGCCATAGCTTATCTGGAATCCTTAAAAAGCACCTGTGACATCAATCTTGACAGGCTGATGGATAAGTACAGGAGGAAAAAGGCTTCCCTGGAAGAGGAAAAAGGCAGATTCGCCCATATGTGTAA encodes the following:
- the rimM gene encoding ribosome maturation factor RimM (Essential for efficient processing of 16S rRNA) codes for the protein MQQYLDVGKIINTHGVRGEVKVFPLTDDPQRFKKLKWVYIERQSSLDKLNIEGVKFFKNLVIIKFEGIDDANSAETLKNLSLKVDREHAVKLPKDTYFIADIIGCEVFEEDTRLGIVEDVLQTGSNDVYVVKRENKRDILIPALKSVVTEVSIPDRKIKVVLPEGLKEDEV
- the ylxM gene encoding YlxM family DNA-binding protein, which encodes MNSVFEISLLLDFYGQLLTKRQYEILDLHYNSDYSLGEIGEYFNISRQGVYDNIKRGKAALNKFEQKMGLVQKFMEQKHRAEEVLVYLKRIDASKLSSEDRQNLEKVIDGITEIISKF
- a CDS encoding KH domain-containing protein, with amino-acid sequence MKELLESIAKALVDYPDEVSVNEVEGEKSLILELKVSKEDMGKVIGKQGRIAKAIRTVVKAAAVKEDKRVVVEIIQ
- the rpsP gene encoding 30S ribosomal protein S16, whose product is MAVKIRLKRIGAKKNPFYRVVVADSRYPRDGRFIEEIGTYNPMVEPAEVRIDSEKAKTWLKNGAQPTDTVRALLKKSGVIE
- the smc gene encoding chromosome segregation protein SMC, producing MYLKRLDIQGFKSFADKISLDFNSGITSVVGPNGSGKSNIADAVRWVLGEQSAKTLRGSKMEDVIFAGTEHRKPLGFAEVSLTIENSDGTLPVEFSEVTVTRRVFRSGESEYFINKTPCRLKDVHELFLDTGIGKDGYSIIGQGKVDEILSNRSEDRRLIFEEASGIMKYKVRKQEAEKKLEQTRQNLLRINDIINELEAQLEPLRQQSETAKKYLALRETLKELEVNVYIENIDRYREKIKELEEQYSTVKENINSENRKLEAITAENREKTERLKLLKETLEIKKQEYYDLEGNNERYNSEIKLNEEKINNYLQNISRMDGEINEINQKIEHLEEEENSRKSKIQYLTNKYEEYSKKLEEYEKNLQDILESLDESERYIESLKTSIMEKMDVLSDKKLQIGNVKSHMDNIRKRKDNIDREIHELYLEKDRDNMQREDLSESVQKATEAIKEGQKVLEELNRQKEDLDRELAEKRKKQNAIRNDIQFKNSRYKMLQDMEKNLEGYNRSVRQILQACRQSPEFGKGIHGALAQLITVEQKYETAVEMSLGGALQNIVTTTEEDAKKAIEYLKSRKLGRATFLPISAVKGKYFDGSLINEIKKQEGFCGVASDLISCNPEYKGIILSFLGKVVVVEDLDSGIKMARKFGYNFRIVTLEGDVLSTSGSMSGGSSENKGSGILSRNREIIELKEETEKLSAELADLEKEIGSVIEKINSVNGDISAEEEKIRNNELIKVRDESHLNQILENIRKTDAKIDMLKQEREQLSRQEKDTADELEKYNREYAEIEKDIEETKKVVSGHQEKHKEVQTQRDNLHSDITNFKISVNSIQESIESVKEALVRITGDKEASLKSIARRDAEKAKNNEEIKMLKERNEGLKRLLKSNEVEKTGKTLEIDRISEEKDVLEEETSNIVNQITEINKNIVLLQEDFNRIEVRKAKLESEMEAVQNRMWDEYELTYTNALELKKDIGSVAQAQKKINEYRNEIRELGPVNVAAIDDYVKTKERYEFMTLQKNDMEQAEEKLKKVINEMVSTMKRQFLEQFRLINENFNTVFRELFEGGRAELILSDQENVLESGIEIEVQPPGKKLQNMMLLSGGERAFTAIALLFAILRLRPTPFCILDEIEAALDDANVYRFAEYIRRYSDNTQFIMITHRKGTMEASDTLYGVTMQERGISKVVSMKMGEKVS
- the ftsY gene encoding signal recognition particle-docking protein FtsY, with translation MGFFDKLKEGLQKTRKGITEKIDQMLVSFGKIDDDLFDELEEILITSDVGVETSTRIIEDMKKKVRERKITDASKVRELLKEELTEILGIDNSELKLDTQPSVIIVIGVNGVGKTTSIGKIAHSLKQRGKKVILAAGDTFRAAAIDQLNVWANRVGVDIIKHTEGSDPAAVIYDAVQAAKARKADVLICDTAGRLHTKKNLMEELKKISRILDRELPGASRETLLVLDATTGQNAVQQAKIFNESADITGIVLTKLDGTAKGGIVISVKSGLNIPVKLIGVGEGLDDLQRFDSREFVEALFS
- the ffh gene encoding signal recognition particle protein, translated to MALFENLSGKLQETIKKLRGQGRVTEKDVKEMMREIKLALLEADVNFKVVKDFINKVSERAVGQDVLESLTPGQQVVKIVHEELIELMGREQSKITFSPKPPSVYMMVGLQGAGKTTTTGKLAGLLRKQGKNPLLVACDIYRPAAIKQLQVVGDQLNIPVFSMGDKVNPVDIAKAAVEHAKSKQHDVVIIDTAGRLHINEELMEELHNIKDAVNPQEILLVVDAMTGQDAVNVAQSFNEKLGIDGTVLTKLDGDTRGGAALSVRAVTGKPIKFAATGEKLGDIEPFYPDRMASRILGMGDVLSLIEKAQESFDEKKALELEKKMRTMQFTLDDFLEQMQQVKKMGSLDQVLGMIPGLNPKALGNIDTEQNEKKMKHVEAIIKSMTKQERNDPSIINGSRRKRIAAGSGTSVQEVNKLLKDFEEMKKLFKMMNDMGKRASKGKGFGKGFGKFKMPF
- the trmD gene encoding tRNA (guanosine(37)-N1)-methyltransferase TrmD is translated as MKFDILTLFPEIFDAVLKESIIGRAQEKNIIEVNAINIRDFTLDKHRKVDDYPYGGGTGMVMMAQPIYDAYMSIVEKLDYKPKVIYLSPQGKLFNQSMAERLKEEKHLILLCGHYEGIDERIIEEIVDEEVSIGDYVLTGGELPAMVLIDCISRLVPGVLAKEEAYLDESLNNGMLEYPQYTRPYEFKGRKVPDILLSGHHANINKWRRRQSIKRTYLKRPDLFSQLNLSDEDRKLLEEDLR
- the lepB gene encoding signal peptidase I; the protein is MESNKVSPESENKKNSLLKEALQWVLAIGIAVVLAFLIRGFVFEQALVMGDSMQDTLFDKQRLIVYKTGYFFHPPERGDIIILEYQKGSFKFLPVPDPNEIDYIKRVIGLPGDVVDIKDGSVYVNGEKLDEPYAKGRTEPYGMEFPITIPENKVFVLGDNRENSSDSRQIGLIDFDRIKGKAVFRIYPLKDFGTIY
- the rplS gene encoding 50S ribosomal protein L19 yields the protein MDIIKALEQEQLRTDLPAIEIGDLVKVHVKIKEGSRERIQVFDGTVIAMKGEGLKETFTVRRISYGVGVEKIFPKHSPNIAKIEIVRKGKVRRAKLYYLRDRVGKASKVKERLV
- the ylqF gene encoding ribosome biogenesis GTPase YlqF, whose product is MNIQWFPGHMAKTRRLLAENLKLVDIVIELLDARIPASSKNPEIDEIIKNKPRVVALNKSDLADGEISKEWSKWYSSQGYTNIFIDAVRGTGINELKSRLRTMMKDRREKDLQRGRIFRPIRTMVVGIPNVGKSSFINKIAGRASAATGDRPGVTRSKQWIRLNEEIELLDTPGILWPKFDDQQVALNLAFTGAIKDDILDTTEIAGKLMEQLSLTYPDSLKGRFKLESLEGKDGITLLEEAGRKRGCIISGGEIDYSRIASIVLDEFRAGKIGRITLERPPESLGKES